A single window of Xylocopilactobacillus apicola DNA harbors:
- the ftsZ gene encoding cell division protein FtsZ, with translation MDNQEETTEKQQGAKIKVIGVGGAGGNAVNRMVEEGVKGVEFFVANTDRQALSSSRVNQHIQLGPKITSGLGAGSDPEVGQKAALESEEEIRNALQGADMIFVTAGMGGGTGTGAAPVISKIAKDLGALTVGVVTRPFKFEGSKRAQFAMTGIAAMKSNVDTLVVISNDNLLSIVDKKTGLKEAFSVADDVLRQGVEGITDTITETGLVNLDLNDVRTVMENQGTAVIGIGSGSGDNAIDEATQAAVASPLLESDITGAKQVLLNIVGGSNLTIFDIQAAADTVAERASNDVNVIFGASIDENFEDKIQVTLIATGIDSEGSPRRQETSHSSSDKTNNQVVDWQDNQVLSNQSSNSSTVDNKSEQDRSSYNQPDFEVFQGGQAPIDHDDDDDDDVPPFLRRNNHR, from the coding sequence ATGGATAATCAAGAGGAAACAACGGAAAAACAACAAGGCGCTAAGATCAAGGTAATTGGTGTTGGCGGAGCCGGCGGTAATGCAGTTAACCGGATGGTTGAAGAAGGAGTTAAAGGGGTCGAGTTTTTTGTTGCTAACACTGACCGTCAAGCATTATCCTCTTCAAGAGTAAACCAACATATTCAGCTGGGGCCAAAAATTACCAGTGGACTTGGTGCGGGATCTGACCCAGAGGTTGGTCAAAAAGCGGCGCTTGAAAGCGAAGAAGAGATCAGAAATGCTCTTCAGGGAGCAGATATGATCTTTGTAACGGCTGGTATGGGCGGTGGAACTGGCACAGGCGCTGCCCCAGTTATTTCTAAGATTGCTAAAGATCTTGGAGCATTAACAGTTGGAGTTGTCACGCGGCCGTTTAAATTTGAAGGGTCAAAGAGAGCTCAGTTTGCAATGACCGGTATTGCAGCCATGAAATCAAATGTTGATACTTTAGTTGTAATTTCTAACGACAACTTGTTATCAATTGTTGATAAGAAAACAGGATTAAAAGAAGCCTTTTCAGTTGCAGATGATGTTTTGCGGCAAGGGGTTGAAGGAATTACAGATACGATTACTGAAACAGGATTAGTTAATCTTGATTTGAATGATGTAAGAACTGTGATGGAAAATCAGGGAACAGCAGTAATTGGAATTGGATCTGGTAGCGGAGACAATGCAATTGACGAGGCAACTCAAGCAGCTGTTGCATCTCCATTACTCGAAAGTGATATTACTGGGGCAAAACAAGTTTTACTTAATATTGTCGGTGGTAGTAATTTGACCATTTTCGATATTCAGGCGGCTGCTGATACGGTTGCTGAAAGAGCATCGAATGATGTCAACGTGATTTTTGGAGCTTCAATCGATGAAAACTTTGAAGATAAAATTCAGGTTACTTTGATTGCTACAGGAATTGATTCTGAAGGAAGCCCAAGAAGACAGGAAACTTCACATTCATCTTCAGATAAGACAAACAATCAGGTTGTTGATTGGCAAGATAACCAGGTGCTTTCTAATCAAAGTTCTAATTCATCGACAGTAGATAATAAAAGTGAGCAAGATCGTTCGTCATACAATCAACCTGATTTTGAAGTATTTCAAGGTGGTCAAGCTCCAATTGATCATGATGATGACGATGATGATGATGTTCCACCTTTTTTAAGAAGAAATAATCACAGATAA
- a CDS encoding cell division protein SepF: MAFNKSLLKNIFGSEDEEDYEEESFEEESLEDEPRNKVIPMNKQKGTKKSVMAQNRIIVVEPRIYSDAAEIVNKLKDNFAIVVNFEKIEAEQAKRIIDFLSGATCAMDGVTQKVSPQIYLCTPNNFEVQANLSDSE; the protein is encoded by the coding sequence ATGGCTTTTAATAAAAGTTTGTTAAAAAATATTTTTGGTTCTGAAGACGAAGAAGATTATGAAGAGGAATCTTTTGAAGAAGAATCTCTTGAAGATGAGCCAAGAAACAAAGTAATTCCCATGAACAAACAAAAAGGGACCAAAAAATCAGTTATGGCTCAAAATCGGATTATTGTGGTTGAACCACGTATTTATAGTGATGCAGCTGAGATTGTTAATAAATTAAAAGATAATTTTGCAATTGTCGTTAATTTTGAGAAAATTGAAGCTGAACAAGCTAAACGAATTATTGATTTTTTAAGTGGTGCAACCTGCGCAATGGACGGAGTAACCCAAAAGGTTAGTCCTCAAATTTATTTGTGTACTCCTAATAATTTTGAAGTTCAAGCTAATTTAAGCGATAGCGAGTAA
- the mraY gene encoding phospho-N-acetylmuramoyl-pentapeptide-transferase: MKINNNRLFKIILIVYSTVFLLMEHNAFLLSLTILGFGLAFIIYPPFIKILKKSKDVQQIKEDGPTWHETKAGTPTMGGLLFIAIPAVVGLGIVLYRLILSQEVRGLISIVFVLVAFAGIGFIDDFKKVSQKQNLGLRARDKFVLQLLLGLIYLFISPVQPWRDYKGFFVVLVLGFCLIWVVGFSNAVNLTDGIDGLAGGTSLIVISFYLIVAFAKRNWSVLIIGSLLFGTLVAFLWFNFKPAKIFMGDLGSLAIGAFLAASSIQLGMIWSLLFVGLVFVGETLSDIIQVGYHHFTGKRVFKMAPMHHHLELSGWSEEKINYFSYILTLIVALTYIILMKV, from the coding sequence ATGAAGATCAATAATAATCGTTTATTTAAAATTATTTTAATAGTCTATAGTACTGTATTTCTTTTGATGGAGCATAACGCATTCTTGCTTTCTTTAACGATTTTGGGTTTTGGACTGGCATTCATCATTTATCCCCCTTTTATTAAAATTCTGAAAAAAAGCAAGGATGTCCAACAAATTAAAGAAGATGGTCCGACTTGGCATGAAACCAAGGCCGGAACACCGACGATGGGAGGTTTATTGTTTATCGCAATCCCTGCCGTTGTTGGTCTTGGAATTGTTTTGTACCGTTTGATATTATCCCAAGAAGTTAGGGGCTTGATCAGCATAGTTTTTGTGTTAGTGGCTTTTGCGGGAATTGGGTTTATTGATGATTTTAAAAAAGTTTCGCAAAAACAAAATTTAGGTTTAAGGGCCAGAGATAAATTTGTTCTTCAACTTTTGTTGGGCTTAATCTATTTATTCATTTCCCCTGTTCAGCCTTGGCGTGATTACAAAGGTTTTTTCGTTGTGTTAGTTTTGGGTTTCTGTTTAATTTGGGTGGTCGGTTTTTCAAATGCAGTAAATTTAACTGATGGTATCGACGGTTTAGCAGGAGGAACTTCACTAATTGTCATTTCGTTTTATTTGATTGTAGCATTTGCTAAAAGAAATTGGTCGGTTTTAATAATTGGTTCATTGCTTTTTGGGACGCTCGTTGCTTTTCTTTGGTTTAATTTTAAACCTGCGAAAATTTTCATGGGCGATTTAGGATCGCTCGCAATTGGAGCTTTTCTTGCCGCTTCATCGATTCAACTGGGAATGATTTGGTCGTTGTTATTTGTCGGTTTAGTTTTTGTAGGCGAGACGCTGTCTGATATTATCCAAGTTGGCTATCATCATTTTACTGGTAAACGAGTTTTTAAAATGGCTCCAATGCACCATCACTTGGAATTATCTGGTTGGTCAGAAGAAAAAATAAATTATTTTAGTTATATTTTGACTTTGATTGTGGCACTTACATATATTATTTTGATGAAGGTTTAA
- a CDS encoding YggT family protein: protein MGQEFFVLLYKIGDRLIYIYMLVIVVSAFLSWVPNLYNSRFGELLRRFSDPLENMIRRIIPPIMGLDFSPIIGIFLCEVIRKLWAMIFRVILLG from the coding sequence TTGGGTCAAGAATTTTTTGTTTTACTTTATAAAATTGGTGATCGTTTAATTTATATTTACATGTTGGTAATTGTTGTAAGTGCATTTTTATCGTGGGTACCAAATCTTTATAATTCACGGTTTGGTGAACTTCTAAGAAGATTTAGTGATCCATTGGAGAATATGATTAGGCGAATTATTCCACCAATTATGGGTCTAGATTTTTCACCAATAATTGGAATTTTCTTGTGCGAGGTTATTAGAAAATTATGGGCGATGATTTTCCGGGTTATCTTGCTAGGATAG
- a CDS encoding penicillin-binding protein, which yields MKKRVIHNAHRELSYRNRRRFGLFFLSIVVITFLIFVGRFVWIVATHRASGVDLNQKQEYLHQSKTILPANRGRIFDQLGNVISQDSSKFTITVTTDKRAGKKQEGDRQIPLYVTDKEKIIQLISDNLPVSKELINKQLKLKGYQIRFGAGGDNIPVSTKERIEEQIKTRHITGVEFLRRPSRLYNGGIFASQIVGIADLDNKDSEKLAPQLVGRLGIEQEFNKQLTGKNGYIERKANLRASFGNRTIEDRVNSQDGSDVYLTLNTDIQKYLEKLVNEINVNYQPLAMDAVLMGAKTGKIVAATQRPSFDTNTLKGLSEMWRDNLVEDGFEPGSVFKAVTLSSAIDLGVYNPNQYYDSGSVKVGPNVIYDWQRSGWGVIPMSQAFARSSNVGFVTLEKEIGSDRWKDYINRFGFTQKTGITLPNENPGSLQFAQPLDQAITSFGQGINVTVMQLIQAYSAIANGGKMVQPQIVDKIYNPNTRETKKFKVIKKGQPISSQAASETINEMRRVVTEKYGTGKVYAVDDVDVAVKTGTAEIAQSNGAGYLKGKNDYLYSVMGIYPAGDPRYILYVSLKKPQNVTKQPEQMLSEVFVPLVKYSLSYNRSYKTLSNSEIVTPDLSTKNPQEAAEELKQKKLKVEIIGTGNSVVQQLPLPKTRVIAGEKVILLTNGAMTMPDLTGWSKSDVIKFGQITGKTIKVNGSGYVTHQSLGAGSSIDFVKNITVDLKENINEDQ from the coding sequence ATGAAAAAGCGGGTTATTCATAATGCTCACCGTGAGTTATCTTATCGTAACCGAAGAAGATTCGGTTTATTTTTTCTCTCAATAGTGGTAATTACTTTCTTGATTTTTGTTGGACGTTTTGTCTGGATTGTTGCGACTCATCGAGCAAGCGGGGTTGATCTAAATCAAAAGCAAGAATACCTTCATCAATCTAAGACTATTTTACCAGCCAATCGAGGACGAATCTTTGATCAGCTTGGAAATGTGATCTCGCAAGATTCCAGTAAATTTACAATTACTGTTACTACAGATAAAAGGGCAGGCAAAAAGCAGGAAGGTGATCGGCAGATTCCACTTTATGTGACCGATAAAGAAAAAATTATTCAGCTGATTAGTGACAATTTGCCAGTCAGCAAAGAATTAATTAACAAGCAGTTAAAGCTAAAAGGTTATCAAATTCGTTTCGGAGCTGGTGGCGATAATATTCCAGTTTCAACCAAAGAGCGAATTGAAGAACAAATTAAAACTCGCCACATTACTGGCGTTGAATTTTTAAGACGGCCATCACGTCTTTATAATGGGGGAATTTTTGCTTCCCAGATTGTGGGAATTGCTGATCTGGACAACAAAGACTCAGAAAAACTAGCTCCCCAGTTAGTTGGTCGCCTGGGAATTGAGCAGGAGTTTAATAAACAGCTGACTGGAAAAAATGGGTATATTGAACGAAAAGCTAATTTGCGTGCCTCTTTTGGTAATCGAACGATTGAAGATCGAGTTAATTCCCAGGATGGATCGGATGTTTATTTAACTTTAAATACAGATATTCAGAAGTATTTAGAAAAATTAGTTAATGAAATTAATGTTAATTATCAGCCTTTGGCGATGGATGCAGTTTTGATGGGAGCCAAAACAGGCAAGATTGTTGCAGCTACTCAGCGCCCTTCATTCGATACAAATACTTTAAAAGGTCTCTCAGAAATGTGGCGTGACAATTTAGTAGAAGATGGATTTGAGCCAGGCTCGGTTTTTAAAGCAGTGACTTTGAGTTCAGCAATTGACCTGGGAGTTTATAACCCTAATCAATATTACGATTCTGGTTCGGTTAAGGTTGGACCAAACGTAATTTATGACTGGCAGCGTTCTGGCTGGGGGGTGATCCCAATGTCGCAAGCTTTTGCTCGCTCGAGTAATGTGGGATTTGTTACTCTGGAAAAGGAAATTGGATCTGATCGTTGGAAAGACTATATTAATCGCTTTGGTTTTACCCAAAAAACGGGTATCACTCTACCAAACGAAAATCCAGGTTCCCTGCAATTTGCCCAACCGCTTGATCAAGCGATAACTTCTTTTGGACAAGGGATTAACGTAACAGTAATGCAATTAATACAAGCCTATAGTGCGATTGCAAACGGTGGGAAAATGGTTCAACCGCAAATTGTGGATAAAATCTATAATCCTAATACGAGGGAAACTAAGAAATTTAAAGTAATAAAAAAGGGCCAACCAATTAGTAGTCAAGCTGCAAGCGAAACAATAAATGAAATGCGGCGAGTGGTTACGGAAAAATACGGTACCGGCAAAGTTTATGCAGTTGATGATGTTGATGTGGCGGTTAAAACAGGAACAGCAGAAATAGCTCAATCAAACGGAGCCGGTTATCTGAAAGGCAAAAATGATTATCTGTACTCAGTGATGGGAATTTATCCAGCAGGCGATCCACGCTACATTCTCTATGTTTCACTTAAAAAACCGCAAAATGTTACAAAGCAGCCTGAACAGATGCTAAGTGAGGTTTTCGTTCCATTGGTTAAGTACTCACTATCTTACAATCGGTCTTATAAAACTTTAAGTAATTCAGAAATCGTAACTCCTGATCTCTCAACTAAGAATCCGCAGGAGGCTGCTGAAGAATTAAAGCAAAAAAAATTAAAAGTAGAAATCATTGGGACGGGAAATTCAGTAGTTCAACAGCTGCCTTTGCCTAAAACTCGGGTAATAGCGGGTGAAAAAGTAATTTTACTGACCAATGGTGCGATGACAATGCCTGATTTGACAGGCTGGTCTAAGAGCGACGTCATTAAGTTTGGCCAAATAACTGGTAAAACAATTAAAGTTAATGGAAGTGGCTACGTTACTCATCAAAGTTTGGGTGCTGGCAGTTCAATTGATTTTGTAAAAAATATTACCGTGGATTTGAAAGAAAATATCAATGAAGATCAATAA
- the murG gene encoding undecaprenyldiphospho-muramoylpentapeptide beta-N-acetylglucosaminyltransferase, producing MKVIFTGGGTGGHIYPALSLIEKIRQNCPNSEILFVGSDRGLEKRLTSELGIPFVSLDVQGLRRSLSLDNLKTGFKFLRALPQSKKLLQKFKPDIVVGTGGYVSAPLIFEAAKMKVKTIIFEPNSYPGLTNQWLGKKVDRVAIVNPEAANYFPASKIVRTGNPRSQEIYEASMQENSQENSLPKVLIFGGSLGALKINEITQQLISEYDFENFKLIFATGRRYYDSHRDVLKQLGQKENVDICPYIDQMTQLLPQISLIVSRSGATTIAEITALGVPAILIPSPNVTHDHQTYNAKSLSDVNASILLPENELSSPELYELINSLIQDPIRLKEMKEKSFELGQRDAADQFIKVMKELVDEKAKKE from the coding sequence ATGAAAGTAATTTTTACGGGAGGAGGCACGGGGGGACATATTTATCCTGCCTTATCCTTAATTGAAAAAATAAGGCAAAATTGTCCGAATTCAGAAATTCTTTTTGTTGGAAGCGATCGAGGATTAGAGAAGAGGCTGACCTCAGAACTTGGGATCCCTTTTGTTTCACTTGATGTTCAGGGCTTAAGACGCTCTTTGTCGCTTGATAACTTAAAAACCGGATTTAAATTTTTACGGGCCTTGCCTCAATCAAAGAAACTGCTTCAAAAATTTAAGCCAGATATTGTAGTTGGAACTGGCGGTTACGTTTCAGCTCCGCTAATTTTCGAAGCGGCAAAAATGAAAGTTAAAACGATCATTTTTGAGCCAAATTCATATCCAGGGTTAACTAATCAGTGGTTGGGCAAGAAAGTTGATCGAGTTGCAATTGTTAACCCCGAGGCTGCTAACTACTTTCCCGCTTCAAAAATTGTGAGGACTGGAAATCCTCGTTCTCAAGAAATTTATGAAGCCTCGATGCAGGAAAATTCGCAGGAAAACTCACTGCCAAAAGTTTTAATTTTTGGTGGTTCTCTGGGCGCCTTAAAGATTAATGAGATAACTCAACAATTGATTTCAGAATATGATTTTGAAAATTTTAAGTTGATATTTGCGACTGGACGCCGATATTACGACTCACACCGAGATGTTTTAAAGCAGCTTGGACAAAAAGAAAACGTGGATATCTGTCCTTACATTGATCAAATGACCCAGCTTTTACCCCAAATCTCTTTGATTGTTTCTCGCTCAGGAGCGACAACAATTGCTGAAATAACCGCTCTTGGAGTTCCAGCAATTTTGATTCCGAGTCCTAATGTAACTCATGACCACCAGACTTATAATGCAAAATCTCTTTCCGATGTTAATGCTTCAATTCTCTTACCCGAAAACGAATTATCGTCGCCTGAATTGTATGAATTGATAAATTCTTTAATTCAAGATCCGATTCGTTTGAAGGAGATGAAAGAGAAATCTTTTGAGCTGGGACAAAGAGATGCAGCTGATCAGTTTATTAAGGTCATGAAAGAATTGGTGGATGAAAAAGCAAAGAAAGAATAA
- the ftsA gene encoding cell division protein FtsA: MENDSQAFVGIDLGTSFIKIIAMKAANKQINVIGVGIAQSQGMNKGMVVDIDQTINDILTAKADLDKKTQVPVDQVTVGIPTGYLTIEKLVGSFELSKSPREVNENDLQQLVGQMLKEHRTSDRDFVGIAVENFSVDNFNGISDPLGMIGTRLSLKCLVYSIPSTIFRNILKCVEGAGFKVKNLVLNPVSVAEVALNKAQREMGAIVIDAGSGQTSVSIFQNNLLIGNDTIFEGGKNVTNDISKILRISEKDAESVKIDYGSLKTQQIKNDESFVIKTLDQSKEIKTRDKYLSEIISARFEQIFEQVKKVLIATHAFDLPGGIMITGGNTALPGTEKKISSILDKNVKVYLPNQIGLRNRIYTVVYGMVIHTWQLPRVQRILENSLDVNHIKNVQPRIPTEVEVEQVENLQIDQNSQPKKVKSQKKSGIISSISKWLRNLFE, from the coding sequence TTGGAGAATGATTCTCAGGCATTTGTTGGGATTGATTTAGGAACTTCCTTTATCAAGATTATTGCGATGAAAGCAGCCAACAAGCAGATTAATGTTATTGGGGTTGGTATTGCTCAATCACAAGGTATGAATAAGGGGATGGTTGTTGATATTGATCAGACCATCAATGATATCTTGACTGCCAAAGCCGATCTTGATAAGAAAACGCAAGTGCCGGTTGATCAAGTCACAGTGGGAATTCCCACTGGTTATTTAACAATTGAAAAGTTAGTCGGATCGTTTGAATTAAGCAAAAGTCCGCGTGAAGTAAATGAAAATGATTTACAACAGTTGGTTGGACAAATGCTAAAAGAACATCGGACAAGCGATCGTGATTTTGTCGGGATTGCCGTTGAAAACTTTTCGGTTGATAATTTTAATGGTATCAGTGATCCTCTAGGGATGATTGGAACCAGATTAAGTCTTAAGTGCCTAGTCTATTCCATTCCAAGTACGATCTTTCGTAACATTTTAAAATGTGTTGAAGGTGCTGGATTTAAAGTCAAGAATTTAGTTTTAAATCCAGTTTCAGTAGCAGAAGTTGCGTTAAATAAAGCGCAAAGAGAGATGGGAGCGATCGTTATTGATGCTGGTAGTGGGCAAACGAGCGTGAGCATTTTTCAAAATAATTTATTGATTGGAAATGATACAATTTTTGAAGGCGGCAAAAATGTAACAAATGATATTTCCAAAATTTTGCGAATCAGTGAAAAAGATGCCGAATCTGTTAAGATAGATTATGGAAGTCTGAAAACTCAGCAAATTAAAAATGATGAGTCATTTGTGATCAAAACCCTTGACCAATCGAAAGAAATTAAGACGCGAGATAAGTATTTGTCAGAAATCATAAGTGCTCGTTTTGAGCAGATTTTTGAACAAGTAAAAAAGGTTTTAATCGCAACTCATGCTTTTGACCTGCCAGGGGGAATCATGATTACAGGTGGAAATACGGCTTTGCCTGGAACTGAGAAAAAAATTAGTTCAATTCTGGATAAAAATGTTAAAGTTTATTTGCCAAATCAGATTGGGCTGAGAAATCGGATTTACACAGTTGTCTATGGAATGGTGATCCATACCTGGCAATTGCCCCGAGTCCAGCGGATCTTGGAAAATTCTTTAGATGTTAATCATATTAAAAATGTTCAACCTCGAATTCCAACAGAAGTTGAGGTTGAACAGGTAGAAAATTTGCAAATTGACCAAAATTCTCAACCCAAGAAGGTTAAAAGCCAAAAAAAGAGTGGTATTATATCTTCAATAAGTAAATGGTTGCGTAATTTATTTGAGTAA
- a CDS encoding YlmH/Sll1252 family protein, with amino-acid sequence MAKKDYSTSKIYNIVEMVRSKERNYVSNFLNPVEQNLWDQNSRNVKVEFWGGYSLAERKAVFVSPLDDRQDVDCQRFELAALEAEINNFFEPTHRQVLGSLMHKGLNRDVIGDILINSQTVQMIVKQSIVKFILNDSLRINNNVLNFKNIGFDQIVDPVIDTPTVRNTIPSLRLDVFVAKVINTSRAKAQELILVGKVFVNFQEVNKTTYVLSENEFITVRGFGRIKLNRVIGRSKKGKIVIEYQKV; translated from the coding sequence ATGGCAAAAAAAGATTATTCAACTAGTAAAATCTACAACATTGTTGAGATGGTTCGCTCAAAGGAGCGAAATTACGTTAGCAATTTTTTGAATCCAGTTGAACAAAATTTGTGGGATCAAAATAGTCGCAACGTTAAAGTCGAATTTTGGGGTGGATATTCGTTAGCTGAAAGAAAAGCTGTTTTTGTCTCACCTTTGGATGATAGACAGGATGTTGATTGTCAAAGATTTGAGTTAGCGGCTCTTGAGGCTGAGATAAATAATTTTTTTGAGCCTACACATCGGCAAGTTTTGGGAAGTTTGATGCACAAAGGATTAAACCGTGATGTGATTGGAGACATTTTGATCAATTCCCAAACGGTTCAGATGATTGTGAAACAATCGATTGTAAAATTTATTCTCAATGATTCGTTGAGAATAAATAATAATGTTTTAAATTTTAAAAATATTGGATTTGATCAAATTGTTGATCCGGTTATTGACACCCCTACTGTGAGAAATACGATACCATCTCTACGTCTTGATGTTTTTGTTGCGAAGGTTATTAATACATCACGTGCTAAAGCACAAGAATTAATTTTAGTTGGTAAAGTATTCGTAAACTTCCAGGAAGTGAACAAAACTACATATGTTTTATCGGAAAATGAATTTATTACGGTCCGAGGTTTTGGTAGAATAAAATTAAATAGGGTTATCGGTCGATCCAAAAAAGGAAAAATCGTGATCGAATACCAAAAAGTATAG
- a CDS encoding cell division protein FtsQ/DivIB, whose protein sequence is MKKQRKNNDFSKDKNSYILRLGSVILLNLIGIAVCIYFLYGLNLIKIISVEGNKEVPSQEIIDASELKARESMFKVFLSNQKIENRVKSELPQINQITLSVNKFNCVSIKVTEFDVVGYIQVKDRFRSVLTNGAVDPHLKSKVHQNRPIFDQFSTKKQIQQIAEIYQKITPSVKSNISEIKLTHSKVNPNQITINMNDGNLVIGDLTTIQKKIADYSFLIKGKEGKLIIDLEVGVFVKAAK, encoded by the coding sequence ATGAAAAAGCAAAGAAAGAATAATGATTTTAGCAAAGATAAAAATAGTTATATTTTACGATTGGGTTCAGTAATCTTACTAAATTTAATCGGGATTGCAGTCTGTATTTATTTCTTGTACGGTTTAAATTTGATTAAAATTATTAGTGTTGAGGGAAATAAGGAGGTTCCAAGCCAAGAAATAATTGATGCAAGTGAATTGAAAGCGCGAGAAAGCATGTTTAAAGTTTTTCTTAGCAATCAAAAAATAGAAAATAGAGTAAAATCTGAACTTCCACAGATTAATCAAATTACGTTAAGTGTAAATAAATTCAATTGTGTTAGTATTAAAGTTACTGAGTTTGATGTTGTTGGTTATATCCAAGTTAAAGATCGCTTTCGTTCGGTTTTAACTAACGGAGCTGTAGATCCGCACTTGAAAAGCAAGGTTCACCAGAATCGTCCGATTTTTGATCAATTTTCAACAAAGAAACAAATTCAACAAATTGCTGAAATTTATCAAAAAATAACGCCTTCTGTTAAGAGTAATATTTCAGAGATAAAATTAACCCACTCAAAAGTTAATCCTAATCAAATTACAATAAATATGAATGATGGTAATTTAGTTATTGGGGATTTAACCACAATTCAGAAGAAAATTGCTGACTATTCTTTCTTAATCAAGGGCAAGGAAGGAAAGTTGATTATTGATTTGGAAGTTGGAGTTTTTGTAAAAGCAGCAAAATAG
- the murD gene encoding UDP-N-acetylmuramoyl-L-alanine--D-glutamate ligase, producing the protein MKNISSFRNKKILVLGLGLSGLAAIDLLKHAGAEIFYHDDQSNSQASGTMINCQSAEELAKLHLDVLIKSPGIPLENWYVETAQKLQIPIMTELELAARFCDSHLVAVTGTNGKTTVTTLIYEMIKLAQGGHAFKAGNIGIPFSKVVQEAKSDDYIVVEASSFQLEFTQEFHPQIAVITNVFPHHLEHHHSFENYLAAKSFIFANQIKSDFLVVNGDHQDLNPYLKEAKSQLIFFSAQTNPQKAVVYVSDRAIYYKDEKICKIEDLLIRGQHNLENFIAAATVAKLLGIENQVIKKVAQTFKGVEHRLEYVGEKFSCKFYNDSKATDEEATIVALDSLNAPIVLLAGGMDRGDNFSALAQHLKNVKLVELFGENREILQKIIASSNIKIVMNNTLQEAFNDGVTHLEAGDTMLLSPASASWDQFKSFEERGKMFKKMYRELEK; encoded by the coding sequence TTGAAAAACATCAGTTCGTTTAGAAATAAGAAAATTTTGGTATTGGGACTTGGCCTTAGCGGCTTGGCGGCAATTGATTTGCTTAAACATGCCGGAGCAGAAATTTTTTACCATGATGATCAGAGTAACTCTCAAGCATCTGGAACAATGATTAATTGTCAATCTGCAGAAGAATTAGCCAAGCTTCATTTGGATGTATTAATTAAAAGCCCGGGAATTCCTTTAGAAAATTGGTACGTGGAAACTGCCCAAAAACTCCAAATCCCGATTATGACAGAATTGGAACTTGCTGCTCGTTTTTGTGATTCTCACTTGGTCGCAGTGACTGGCACAAATGGAAAAACGACCGTGACGACTTTGATTTATGAAATGATCAAGCTGGCTCAAGGTGGTCATGCTTTTAAAGCAGGTAATATCGGAATTCCTTTTTCAAAAGTCGTCCAAGAAGCAAAAAGCGACGATTATATTGTTGTGGAGGCATCAAGTTTTCAATTAGAATTTACCCAGGAGTTTCATCCCCAGATCGCGGTGATAACAAATGTTTTCCCCCATCATTTAGAACACCACCATTCCTTTGAAAATTATTTGGCGGCAAAATCTTTTATTTTTGCCAATCAGATTAAATCTGATTTTCTGGTGGTCAATGGCGATCATCAAGATTTGAATCCTTACTTGAAAGAAGCAAAGTCGCAACTGATATTTTTTAGTGCCCAAACTAACCCGCAAAAAGCTGTTGTCTATGTATCTGACAGAGCTATTTATTACAAGGATGAAAAAATTTGCAAAATTGAAGATTTATTAATCCGTGGGCAACATAATTTAGAAAATTTTATTGCCGCTGCAACAGTTGCTAAGCTGCTAGGTATCGAAAATCAAGTTATTAAGAAGGTAGCTCAAACTTTTAAAGGTGTGGAGCATCGTTTGGAATACGTGGGAGAAAAATTTTCTTGTAAATTTTACAACGACTCCAAGGCGACTGATGAGGAGGCAACAATCGTTGCTTTAGATAGCTTAAACGCGCCAATCGTGCTTTTAGCAGGTGGGATGGATCGGGGAGATAATTTTTCTGCCTTGGCACAGCATTTAAAAAATGTTAAATTAGTTGAGTTATTCGGTGAAAACAGAGAGATTTTACAAAAAATAATTGCTTCAAGCAACATTAAAATTGTGATGAACAATACTTTGCAAGAGGCATTTAATGATGGAGTTACTCATCTTGAAGCAGGGGATACAATGCTTTTATCACCAGCGAGTGCTAGTTGGGATCAATTTAAAAGCTTTGAAGAACGGGGTAAAATGTTTAAGAAAATGTATCGAGAGCTAGAAAAATGA